Part of the Oncorhynchus nerka isolate Pitt River linkage group LG14, Oner_Uvic_2.0, whole genome shotgun sequence genome is shown below.
atgctaactaactaactagttgTGCCTGTCCTACTCACCCTGTTGATCTGAATGTTGTCCAGCTGTTGTTGCCACTGCAGGATGTTCTCcatgctaactaactaactaactagctaactagctaactagttGTGCCTGTCCTACTCACCCTGTTGATCTGAATGTTGTCTAGCTGTTGTTGCCACTGCAGGATGTTCTCcatgctaactaactaactagtaaCTGTGCCTGTCCTACTCACCCTGTTGATCTGAATGTTGTCTAGCTGTTGTTGCCACTGCAGGATGTTCTCcatgctaactaactaactagctaactaactagttGTGCCTGTCCTACTCACCCTGTTGATATGAATGTTGTCTAGCTGTTGTTGCCACTGCAGGATGTTCTCcatgctaactaactaactagctaactaactgTGCCTGTCCTACTCACCCTGTTGATATGAATGTTGTCTAGCTGTTGTTGCCACTGCAGGATGTTCTCcatgctaactaactaactagctaactagctaactaactaactaactagttgTGCCTGTCCTACTCACCGTGTTGATATGAATGTTGTCTAGCTGTTGTTCCCACTGCAGGATGTTCTCcatgctaactaactaactaactaactaactaactagttgTGCCTGTCCTACTCACCCTGTTGATATGAATGTTGTCTAGCTGTTGTTCCCACTGCAGGATGTTCTCCATGCGATGGACCCAACAGTTGATGTTCCCCACCAGAACAGACTTCCCCATATCCTGCACCAggccacacagagacacgtacaggGTCTGAAGGAGCTCCTTGATGGGCCGAACATTCTGCTGGTCACCGAggactgtggagggagaggacaaGAGAAACATTTTTCAGCAACTCTCAGGAAGACAAAAATGGAAGTAGATTTCAATAGTACTTCTAAACGTTatattatgaatgtgttatttcatcatttaaaaatatatttattttttaaaaggactgaccactaggctaccctgcctccccttccACATAAGGTGGAAGCTTTTGGTTCGGCTTCCTTTCTTCCTTTCTGCTCGTGCCTGAGCAGTTAATACACATGGTGTTCCCTTGGTAGTGCTATCTACACCACCCAGAGCAGTTAATACACATGGTGTTCCCTTGGTAGTGCTATTTACACCACCCAGAGCAGTTAATACACATGGTGTTCCCTTGGTAGTGCTATTTACACCACCCAGAGCAGTTAATACACATGGTGTTCCCTTGGTAGTGCTATTTACACCACCCAGAGCAGTTAATACACATGGTGTTCCCTTGGTAGTGCTATTTACACCACCCAGAGCAGTTAATACACATGGTGTTCCCTTGGTAGTGCTATTTACACCACCCAGAGCAGTTAATACACATGGTGTTCCCTTGGTAGTGCTATTTACACCACCCAGAGCAGTTAATACACATGGTGTCCCCTTGGTAGTGCTATTTACACCACCCAGAGCAGTTAATACACATGGTGTTCTGGGGTCCCCTTGGTAGTGCTATCTACACCACCCAGAGCAGTTAATACACATGGTGTTCTGGGGTCCCCTTGGTAGTGCCATTTACACCACCCAGAGCAGTTAATACACATGGTGTTCCCTTGGTAGTGCTATCTACACCACCCAGAGCAGTTAATACACATGGGGTCCCCTTGGTAGTGCTATTTACACCACCCAGAGCAGTTAATACACATGGGGTCCCCTTGGTAGTGCTATCTACACCACCCAGAGCAGTTAATACACATGGTGTTCCCTTGGTAGTGCTATTTACACCAGCCATTCTAGATCTACCAATGGGTTCATAACATTTCCTAAACAACATGAACCTTTGTTTAGCCTGAAGGAACATCTAGTTTACACAGCAGGACTGTGTGTTGACTGTTACCATTTCAACTGAGAACCATTATGTAGTGATTCATTACACCTCCTATCATTTCCACTGAGAACCATTATGTAGTGATTCATTACACCTCCTATCATTTCCACTGAGAACCATTATGTAGTGATTCATTACACCTCCTATCATTTCCACTGAGAACCATTATGTAATGACTCATTACACCTATCATTTCCACTGGGAACCATTATGTAATGATTCATTACACCTCCTATCATTTCCACTGAGAACCATTATGTAGTGATTCATTACACCTCCTATCATTTCCACTGAGAACCATTATGTAGTGATTCATTACACCTCCTATCATTTCCACTGAGAACCATTATGTAATGATTCATTACACCTCCTATCATTTCCACTGAGAACCATTATGTAGTGATTCATTACACCTCCTATCATTTCCACTGAGAACCATTATGTAGTGATTCATTACACCTCCTATCATTTCCACTGAGAACCATTATGTAGTGATTCATTACACCTCCTATCATTTCCACTGAGAACCATTATGTAGTGATTCATTACACCTCCTATCATTTCCACTGAGAACCATTATGTAGTGATTCATTACACCTCCTATCATTTCCACTGAGAACCATTATGTAGTGGCCATGATTCAGCGAGCTGATGGTTCAATGAGTTTTGATGACATTTACATGACCTGGTCTCTTGAGCATGataagaggaagtatggaggtcgtaatgctccccagacctggttgttgacatgattagaggaagtatggaggtcgtagtgctccccagacctggttgttgacatgattagaggaagtatggaggtcgtaatgatccccagacctggttgttgaggttgttgacatgattagaggaagtatggaggtcgtagtgctccccagacctggttgttgaggttgttgatatgattagaggaagtatggaggtcgtagtgctccccagacctggttgttgacatgattagaggaagtatggaggtcgtagtgctccccagacctggttgttgacatgattagaggaagtatggaggtcgtaatgatccccagacctggttgttgaggttgttgacatgattagaggaagtatggaggtcgtagtgctccccagacctggttgttgacatgattagaggaagtatggaggtcgtagtgctccccagacctggttgttgaggttgttgacatgataagaggaagtatggaggtcgtaatgctccccagacctggttgttgacatgattagaggaagtatggaggtcgtagtgctccccagacctggttgttgaggttgttgacatgataagaggaagtatggaggtcgtaatgctccccagacctggttgttgacatgattagaggaagtatggaggtcgtagtgctccccagacctggttgttgacatgattagaggaagtatggaggtcgtagtgctccccagacctggttgttgacatgattagaggaagtatggaggtcgtaatgctccccagacctggttgttgacatgattagaggaagtatggagtagtgctccccagacctggttgttgacatgattagaggaagtatggaggtctccccagacctggttgttgaggttgttgacatgataagaggaagtatggaggtcgtagtgctccccagacctggttgttgacatgattagaggaagtatggaggtcgtagtgctccccagacctggttgttgacatgattagaggaagtatggaggtcgtagtgctccccagacctggttgttgacatgattagaggaagtatggaggtcgtagtgctccccagacctggttgttgaggttgttgacatgataagaggaagtatggaggtcgtaatgctccccagacctggttgttgacatgataagaggaagtatggaggtcgtaatgctccccagacctggttgttgacatgattagaggaagtatggaggtcgtagtgctccccagacctggttgttgacatgattagaggaagtatggaggtcgtagtgctccccagacctggttgttgacatgattagaggaagtatggaggtcgtagtgctccccagacctggttgttgaggttgttgacatgattagaggaagtatggaggtcgtagtgctccccagacctggttgttgacatgattagaggaagtatggaggtcgtagtgctccccagacctggttgttgacatgattagaggaagtatggaggtcgtagtgctccccagacctggttgttgaggttgttgacatgattagaggaagtatggaggtcgtagtgctccccagacctggttgttgacatgattagaggaagtatggaggtcgtagtgctccccagacctggttgttgaggttgttgacatgattagaggaagtatggaggtcgtagtgctccccagacctggttgttgacatgattagaggaagtatggaggtcgtagtgctccccagacctggttgttgaggttgttgatatgattagaggaagtatggaggtcgtaatgctccccagacctggttgttgacatgattagaggaagtatggaggtcgtaatgctccccagacctggttgttgacatgattagaggaagtatgcaGGTACACAATAGTAAACTAGGAAGTCATGAAGAAatgaagagaggggggaggaagaccAGATTTGAGATTCAAACAGAAAGAGAGCTCACCTTTCTGCACCACTCTCTCCAGGATGTTCATGTAATTTTTCTGAGCCACTCCGCTGAGCGAGGGCAGCTGGGACTTGGCAATGAGCTCCAgcagctagaggagagagagacagagagagagggagacagacagacagacataaataTCAGCAGGTCTACTGTCAGActcacaaagacagagagagagacagacagacataaataTCAGCAGGTCTACTGTCagactcacagagagagagacagagagagagagaacagacataaATATCAACAGGTCTACTGTCAgactcacagagacagagagacagagagacagagaacagacataaATATCAACAGGCCTACTGTCagactcacagagagagagagacagagagacagagaacagacataaATATCAACAGGTCTACTGTCAgactcacagagacagagagacagagacagagagacagagaacagacataaATATCAACAGGTCTACTGTCAgactcacagagacagagacagagagacagagaacagacataaATATCAACAGGTCTACTGTCAGACTCACagactctctctgttcctccattACTTATTGTTTGCTATGCTTGTCTGTCTCCGAGTCACAAATAGCAAGACCCTGGTCAGAagcagtgcactatgggccctggttagaagcagtgcactatgggccctggtcagaagcagtgcactacaaagggaatcgggtgccatttgggactcaagcTGTTCTTCCATGACTGACTGCTTATTATGGTTTTATGGTCCCTCTCTGTAGGTGTAGAAAGACAGACGGAGCTCATTTCAAAACAACAATCTCCTGGTCTCTAACTATCAGCAGACTGTTGGAACAGAGGAGGTGTCTCCTGGTCTCTATCATCAGACTGTTGGAACGGAGGAGGTGTCTCCTGGTCTCTAACTATCATCAGACTGTTGGAACGGAGGAGGTGTCTCCTGGTCTCTAACTATCAGACTGTCGGAACGGAGGAGGTGTCTCCTGGTCTCTAACTATCAGCAGACTGTTGGAACAGAGGAGGTGTCTCCTGGTCTCTAACTATCAGACTGTTGGAACGGAGGAGGTGTCTCCTGGTCTCTAACTATCAGCAGACTGTTGGAACAGAGGAGGTGTCTCCTGGTCTCTATCATCAGACTGTTGGAACAGAGGAGGTGCCTCCTGGTCTCTAACTATCAGCAGACTGTTGGAACAGAGGAGGTGTCTCCTGGTCTCTATCATCAGACTGTTGGAACAGAGGAGGTGTCTCCTGGTCTCTAACTATCAGCAGACTGTTGGAACAGAGGAGGTGTCTCCTGGTCTCTATCATCAGACTGTTGGAACAGAGGAGGTGTCTCCTGGTCTCTAACTATCAGACTGTTGGAACGGAGGAAGTGTCTCCTGGTCTCTAACTATCAGCAGACTGTTGGAACAGAGGAGGTGTCTCCTGGTCTCTAACTATCAGCAGACTGTTGGAACGGAGGAGGTGTTTGGAAACTCTGCACCTGGCTAGAACTCTCTAGCCCCATCATGACTCAGTGGATACACAGACACATTCTTGAAAGGGAACATCTATGCATGAATCCTAAAGGGGCTTGAGAGCGTgctcgtgtttgtgtgtgtctcccccTGTGTGTTTACATgcctacagtatccctgtcacttTAAAGAAGCCACTAGAGCACTGTTCCCCCTGGCTGGGGCAGGTTGTCTCTAGTCCAACAGTGTACACCACAGCATCTAGTCTAACACAGTGTACACCACGGCCAGGACAGGGGTGGCATGTGTGTTACGCAACAACAGACACAGCTACTGACATCATGGAGAAACTGGTCCTTACACAACTCTGGACAGGACATGTGACCATTGTCAGCACCCCCCCAAACAAAACACAAGAGCCCCTTAAGGCGTTGCTTCCCATCCCAAACAGTTAACGCATATcattaaataatatatataatgacCACATTCAGTGGCGTTTCTGTTCTTCGGTGAAGGTTTTTTTTTGTGGTTGTTAGTGCAGAACATTTTGTCTCAAGGCAAGCCTCAGTCGGGGGCCTCAGTCGGGGGCCTCAGGTCGGGGCCTCAGTCGGGGGCCTCAGTCGGGGGCCTCAGTCGGGGGCCTCAGTCGGGGGCCTCAGGTCGGGGGCCTCAGTCGGGGGCCTCAGTCGGGGCCTCAGGTCGGGGGCCTCAGGTCGGGGCCTCAGGTCGGGGGCCTCAGGTCGGGGCCTCAGGTCGGGGGCCTCAGGTCGGGGCCTCAGGTCGACGCCCCTTCgccagtgattggtcaacagtaggagTTCTTCAGTTGAAGGGTTTGTTTTCATTCGACGAATATCAAAATCGTTTTCATGCAAAAAAAAATCCCCCCCACTTGAAAAATATTGAAACAAACATCTTTGTTAGATTGTAAAATTGTACAACTAAGATCTCCTCTGTAAAAATGAATGACAGATTGGGGGCGGATCCCGAGAGGCGCAGTGgtttgaggtgtcactacagacctgggttcgttCCCAGGCGGTGTCACAACCGGTCGTGATCGGGAGTACCATtgggcggcgtacaattggcacagcgtcgtgcgggttaggggaggggctttacttggctcatggCGCTCTAGcgtctccttgtggcgggccgggcgcctgcaggctgactaggtcgtcagttgaatggtgtttcctccgacacattggtgaggctggcttctgggttaagcgggcgggGTGTTGTGAAGTGCGGTTTTGGCGGGTCacgtttcagaggacgcatgactcgaccttcgcctcccgagcacgtaggggagttgcagcgacgagACAAGATCATAATTGAGGAAAAAGGAGGTCAAATAAAACAATCATAATAATTAATGACAGATTTATTGAGTTATTAATCTGCGATTCATTCGGACTATTTTTAGGAAGTGTTTCATGGCTACAGCATCTCAAAATGGACGCATTTTTCTCgtttttcaagcgaaggtcttttGAGTTCGGCTAGGCGCCAGCCAAACTGAAGCATGCGGAAGGCTTTACCCTCCTCTCAACCTCCCCAAGTgtgcctcttctctccctccaaccccccCCAAGTATCAGtgtgcctctcctctcctttcttctccctccaccccccaagTGTCTGAGTGTGCCTCTCCCCTCCCGCCACTCCCCCCTACTTCTTCACAGCCCCAACAAGTGTTGGAGGAATGGCAGCAGTAGGTCAGGACATTGTGTGTGTTGAGGAATGGCAGCAGTAGGTCAGGACATTGTGTGTGGAGGAATGGCAGCAGTAGGTCAGGACATTGTGTGTGGAGGAATTGCAGCAGTAGGTCAGGACATTGTGTGTGGAGGAATGGCAGCAGTAGGTCAGGACATTGTGTGTTGAGGAATGGCAGCAGTAGGTcaggacattgtgtgtgtggagGAATGGCAGCAGTAGGTcaggacattgtgtgtgtggagGAATGGCAGCAGTAGGTCAGGACATTGTGTGTGGAGGAATGGCAGCAGTAGGTcaggacattgtgtgtgtggagGAATGGCAGCAGTAGGTcaggacattgtgtgtgtggagGAATGGCAGCAGTAGGTcaggacattgtgtgtgtgtgtgtgtgtgtgtgtgtgtgtacttataGCCTCCACTCAGCAGTAGGTCAGgacattgtgtatgtgtgtgtgtgtgtgtgtgtgtgtacttataGCCTCCACTCAGCAGTAGGTCAGgacattgtgtatgtgtgtgtgtgtgtgtgtgtgtgtgtgtacttataGCCTCCACTCAGCAGTAGGTCAGgacattgtgtatgtgtgtgtgtgtgtgtgtgtgtgtgtgtacttataGCCTCCACTCAGCAGTAGGTCAGGacattgtgtatatgtgtgtgtacttATAGCCTCCACTCAGCAGTAGGTcaggacattgtgtgtgtgtgtgtgtgtgtgtgtacttataGCCTCCACTCAGCAGTAGGTcaggacattgtgtgtgtgtgtgtatgtgtgtgtgtacttataGCCTCCACTCTACACGAACTAAACATCAACGTAGGTTGTGTCTCCATTCCCACGAACCCAGAGAGTCTAATAGATCAACACGTAGCTGTGTTTCCATGATCGGTGTGTCACCCTATGGgcttaaaaagtagtgcactacattatatagggaatacggtgGCATTTGGGGTCCcggacaaagtagtgcactacattatatagggaatacggtgGCATTTGGGGTCCcggacaaagtagtgcactacattatatagggaatacggtgGCATTTGGGGTCCcggacaaagtagtgcactacattatatagggaatacggtgGCATTTGGGGTCCcggacaaagtagtgcactacattatatagggaatacggtgGCATTTGGGGTCCcggacaaagtagtgcactacattatatagggaatacggtgGCATTTGGGGTCCcagacaaagtagtgcactacattatatagggaatacggtgGCATTTGGTGTCCcagacaaagtagtgcactacattatatagggaatacgggTGGCATTTGGTGTCCcagacaaagtagtgcactacattatatagggaatacggtggcatttgggacacagtgGTAAACCTGATCTGTGTGGTGTAAACGAGAACCTCACTAATATCTTGCAgcagtagcacacacacacacacacacacacacacacacacacacacacacacacacacacacacacacacacacacacacacaggcccctaCTAACGTTACCTAAGATATTATTCTGATGATCGTCTGTACTTACTGTTCAGAATAATCTAGTTCTCTTTTAAAATCAACAGAGAGATGTGTTCAATGCAGACCACCAAACACACAccgtatctctccctctccctcacagagtctctctctctctcgctccctcacagagtctctctctctctcgctccctcacagagtccctctctctctcgctccctcacagagtccctctctctctcgctccctcacagagtctctctctctctctctcgctccctcacagagtctctctctctctcagagtctctctctccctccctcacagagtctctctctctctctccccctcacagagtctctctctctcccctcacagagtctctctctcgctccctcacagagtctctctctctcacagagtcTCCCtcacagagtctctctctctctctctcctcacagagtctctctctcacagagtctctctctccctcacagagtctctctctctcacagagtctctctctctctcacagagtctctctctcgctccctcacagagtctctctctcgctccctcacagagtctctctctcgctccctcacagtctctctctcgctccctcacagtctctctctcgctccctcacaGGCCGCTGGGAGTTAAGAGAATATCTCCAAAGAACCTCTTGTCTGGAGAGAAGTGAtaaggcccagagagagagacagcagagaacgagagagagagaaagcagagagacagaaacagagagagagagagagagagagagagagagagagagagagagagagagagacagcagagagagagagagagagagagcagagagagagagagacagcagagagagagagagagacagcagagagagagagagagagacagcagagagagagagagagagacagcagagagagagagagacagcagagagagagagagacagcagagagagagagacagcagagagagagagagagacagcagagagagagagacagcagagagagagagagacagcagagagaaaggTGAAGcaaggaagagaagagagcgagcaagagaccTACACGCCCAGAACATAACACAGCCCTTTAAACACCCCTCAGTACTGTGTCTGAGGTTAACCCTTTAAAACTCCTACTCTCTATGGTAACACCCTTTAATGTTCAACAATACATTAGTATGAATGCACAATGTCATATTTGTCATTTTCCTAAGGTGACGCCTTATGGACAATAAAGTTATGTTTCCATCTCATAGGAATCCTCAGATGGACAATAAAGTTATGTTTCCATCTCATAGGAATCCTCAGATGGGACCATAACTTTATTGTCCATCTCGTAGGAATCCTCAGATGGGACCATAACTTGATTGTCCATCTCGTAGGAATCCTCAGATGGGACCATAACTTTATTGTCCATATCATAGGAATCCTCAGATGGGAACATAACTTTATTGTCCATCTCGTAGTAATCCCTTCATGATGATTTAACACAGAAGTAGAAGGGAGAAGTCAACCCACCCGTACGACATAGTTGAACCTCCGGTTGTCCTTGATGGCGCTGCAGAAGTCCAGCCGGTTGAACGCTTCTCCCAGAGTGCAGTAACCATGACGCTGGGATAATTAGGACGATCGGGTATTAGTGTCTGGTTCACGGGCAACAGGGTATACAGTAACTGTTTATGTTAATAAAGAcagtccttcctttccttccttcctttccttacCTCTTTAGTGCTTCCTTTGTGAACGTAAATCCATTTCTCTTTGTGGAAATCTGTAGGAAAAAGGAGAGTGTGTTATTGAgggcataatttttttttttttaaagactgagCATCACCGTGGAGACGATCATTTCCTGTGTAAAATGTCTTTATGTGTCATTGGccggtactgtaatactgtaggttAAACTTACAGGGAATCTTTGCGTTGTTGTTCATGCAGTCTTTCCTTCTCTTCTTGGCTGCCATGTCGTATGTAACAGACAGCCGCAGATTCTCCTGGAAGCATTCGTCCTCTGTTTTACAATAGCTGGAAGACAGACCATACATCCTGTTAGCAATAGCTGGAAGACA
Proteins encoded:
- the LOC115123095 gene encoding F-box only protein 32-like encodes the protein MPFLGQDWRSPGQSWVKTEEGWKNYSLDEKNSNDSDVSYCKTEDECFQENLRLSVTYDMAAKKRRKDCMNNNAKIPYFHKEKWIYVHKGSTKERHGYCTLGEAFNRLDFCSAIKDNRRFNYVVRLLELIAKSQLPSLSGVAQKNYMNILERVVQKVLGDQQNVRPIKELLQTLYVSLCGLVQDMGKSVLVGNINCWVHRMENILQWEQQLDNIHINRPVSKGMTLTDLPASLQLNIMERLSDGRDLVSLGQVTPDLGQLTEDRLLWKRLCQYHFTDRQIRKRLMVSDKGQLEWKKMYFKLCRCYPVREQYSETLQFCTHCHILFWKDTNHPCTANNTESCCKPVSPQGFINLFKF